The genomic interval aatcaaataaaacaacgTAAAATCTTCTCCTGTGTCAAGCGTGTTTGGAATGCTCATCCGCGAGGCGTGAGCTACTGAAAGATGGCCATCCTGGAGTCTTGTTGCTTTTGGAAGGATGTGCGGAGTGGCAGCTTTGCTTGCGCCATCTACACTTTGGTAGGTTGCTCCTCATACACTCGTATATGAATAATTTCTGGAGATAAGGTTTTGTGGCCTGGAGCCTGAAGCCTGAgtaaatatatcaaaaattCCCTTGAACTTTTCCAGCCAATTGGCAAACAGTGGAGCGAAGTTTATTGGCCTCTCCAAACTTTTTAAGCCAAAGCAACCAAAACTTACCTTTAATACTTACCTTAATACCTATGTGTGGTATTAAAATGTAACTTTTTCAAGTGTTTCAAGCCAGTTGCAATAACCCTTACACTTGACCTCCTAAAGCTATATGCTATGTAAAAAAGatttatgttttctttaaGGACCTTCATTAAGTGTAAAAACCCCAGCAACATATTGAGTTTTTCTTTAACACGCATAAATTTCATGTCTCATTACAAACATTTCCGTGCTCGTTAGATTACTTTTCCTTTATTGATTGCTGTCGAAACCTCGTAAATTAGAATGATTAACAGCTTAACTATGTGGAATATATACCCAAGCATACATATTAACGCGTTGAGCTGCATACTTCTTCAACAATTactgaattcaattttttacTTGAAGAAACATTTTCGGGGAATGAAGAAGGGAACACTTTTGGGTCTTTTTCTGTGTAAACAGGAAACGTGTGCCGCAATTTACGTTTACCCACGGAAGTTCCAGGTATTTTCTCACAATTTTTCCCCATACAGGTTTACTTTGGCTTCTCGACGCTGATGTTTTTGTTCTACCTTATCGAGGAGCAGGACTTTCTGCTCGGGAACCGTGCTCGGCCGTTGGGTGAAAGTCTACTGGAGAAGGGTGATGTGACTGTAGGTGAGCATACCAATGGATACCGTAGTGTGGAAAGGATACTGCATCCGACACGGGCACTTGTGCCATGCGAGCAACTCAATTACGTGTGATTAATGCCTCTTGCAGTGACTGTGATATTCAACGTTTTGTTGCTCTTTTGCTCCATACTGATGGTGCTATCGTCGGTTCTGCTCATATTGGGCCTTCAGCAGGTGAGTGTGTTACTTTAACGCAATCGCCGACCCAAAAGCATGAGTTCCGTATAAAATTACAGAACAAGAGACATTTGCTGATACCCTGGATAAGTTTCATGCTGGGCGATCTGCTCATCGAGGTCTGCCACCTGGTCCACTTGGCCCTCGCCCGCCGCGTCAAGTTCGATCCGATTGTGGGTTTCATCTTCACCATGGATTTCTTCCTACTGTGCCTCAATGTGAGTTCAATGCCTCAGAGTAACCACATGATGTTGGGATGACCTGTAATATTCCTATTCCGCATCCAGCTATACTGTCTGCTGTGCGTCATCTCGCAGTACCAGACGTTTCGCTCCCAGCGAGCGGAGATGCGACTGGCGGCCCCGACGGCATCGGTAGGTATTCTTCGGTGAATGTGTTGTGCCACTCCCAAGTATGCTTACTTGCCCTCCCCCCTTCCCAACTGAACACCCGAACACCTGAACACCGTGCTCTGTGCCCCATTCGTCAAACCCAAGCCTATTGTGGTCTTCACAGCAGCGGAGAAGCTAACCAaagcgcagcagcagctgcagcaagcgcagcagcaacaacagcagcacgctgatgcactgcagcagctggagaCCGGCAGAGCAAATGGTAAGCGGCGACGTATGCTCGGTGCTGCCAGTCCGCTAATAACTTCGCAGCGCCTAACCAACTTCTCCACCATcaccgaggaggaggagcagcaatCCCGCACAGGTGCGTCCATGGGCGACTTGGCCTTGTacttattttcaataaacatCACTTGGCTCACATCCATCTAGACCACCGTGCGGAGCAGTCAACTGGACAGGAACTCGGCCGCATACCAATTTTCACACTGGCTGCCAGTCCAGCTCATTGTGGTGATGCAACTCATCACTAAGCCAGAGTTACGCGTTTGTCCTCGATTACACATTGCTGCTGAGATATAAGATATTTTTACATGTTAATTAATCCGAAAAGGGGTGAATAAAAGGGAAATGAGATTTCAAACAGGCATATAGCAGACTTTGACAAAAATGCTTTTACAGTTTAACACAAGCGTGTTCCATGGAAACAAAGCTACTGTATCAAAAGTAGGGGGATGCGAAAAGGATTCCAGGATGTGTCAAATGCCCATCACGTTTTGGTTCCCAGTTCTAAAGTTGCCTTTCTTTCGTTTCTGTACTTTAATATGTTAAAGCTTTAATTATTGTATCACTTTCAACCACCTACGAATAGGTATAGCCATTACTAGCCAAGAACGCCAATAAGTAGGCAACGTTTTGCACACATAGGTTGCAGGATGGTAAATGCTTACTTCTAcgctcaaaatattttgtctTGGAATGGTACAAGTTAGTCAGGCTTGCCTGTACTTGCTGCGTAAATTCCGGTACTTGACAATGACAACAGGATGTGAGCTCCGTTCGAGCTCGAGTGCTTTGCCAAGTCAAACTGTTTGGcaactggaggaggaggtgacCCTCGGGGTCAGAcgttttgaaataattattcaaattccTCAGCCTCAGCCGGTCAGACAGCCTCAGGTCGAAATAACCCTAAAACAACAAGGGCACAAGGGTAAAATGGACTTTAAAAACGTAATTagcatttgaaaaatgctgaCCCGCCCATGAAGGATACCAGATTGAGGGCGGGTTAACTGGTTTTAATTGCCGtctaatattttttaaatgatgCTCTTAAGCGCTTATTAACTTCTCTGGAATGAAAAGACAAAAAAGGCAGTTTCCACTGCAATCCATTACAACGGCTAGCACGAGTCCTGTGAAGGACCACCGAGGACAACAGAGCAAAGCAGTGGCGTCATTAAATGGCACTTAATCACCGGACTAAATTGGCCCTGTTAATTAAACCCCCAGGTGGAGATGCAGGGCCACATGACACCGGATTGCTGCCTTGAAGCGGATGAGCGGTTTAGGATCTGACCTGGGTTTCCCGACCGCCAGCTGCCGATGACAAAGAGCTCCTGGTGGAGAAGCCACACCATCCGCAAACTGTTGTCCAACTTCCGGTGTGTAGTGTGCCAGTGCCACCAAAACACTGACAGAAACGAATTCAATTTGTCAGAATTCATAGTCcaacaaaaacacattttaagAAATTgctcaaattttttattatttcaagGAATTTTTAAACACACTGTATGTTTGCTTAAGAGTAAGTTATTGAGAATTTTTGTTCACAAGGTATGTACACATGGTCCTGGACGCTGTGGAAAGTCCCACTCTGAGAGTTCGCACAACTGTTATTAGTTTTGTGAAAAGTCGTCCAATATTGACAATGCCACGGGCAGCGAGACTTCATACATTTCGGTGGCATGCTACTTGAAAACCCACAAGCCAAAAATGTGCGGACATTGGTCAAAAGCTACAGAGtcggaaaaaaacaaaagcctaATGGATTCCTAAGTGGCGGAATGCAGTGTAAAGTCTGTTAGATAAATATCGAGTTACCGAGA from Drosophila yakuba strain Tai18E2 chromosome 3L, Prin_Dyak_Tai18E2_2.1, whole genome shotgun sequence carries:
- the LOC6533128 gene encoding uncharacterized protein LOC6533128 — encoded protein: MAILESCCFWKDVRSGSFACAIYTLVYFGFSTLMFLFYLIEEQDFLLGNRARPLGESLLEKGDVTVVTVIFNVLLLFCSILMVLSSVLLILGLQQNKRHLLIPWISFMLGDLLIEVCHLVHLALARRVKFDPIVGFIFTMDFFLLCLNLYCLLCVISQYQTFRSQRAEMRLAAPTASPIVVFTAAEKLTKAQQQLQQAQQQQQQHADALQQLETGRANGKRRRMLGAASPLITSQRLTNFSTITEEEEQQSRTDHRAEQSTGQELGRIPIFTLAASPAHCGDATHH